GAAAGTAATAGTTGCAATGTTACATACTGCTAAAGGAAAATCTAAAATACTTAAAAACTGTACCCTTCCATTGACTGCAAAGAATGTAGTTGATATGATAGTAACTGAACTTGCTGTTATGAAAGTAACTGAAAAGGGATTACTTGTAACAGAAATTAGTGAAGGGGTAACTGTTAAAGAGTTAATAGAAATGACTGAGGCAGACTTAATCATATCAGAAGATTTAGTATGTAGAGAAGTACAAACAATATAACAAGGGGGATATAAAGATGAGAGGATGCAAGTATGGGACACATAGAGTAATAAAGGAGAACGTTTTACCTCAACCGGCTAAAAAAATAAGCAATGATATGAATATATATGATAATGAAATATTAATAGATGTTCAAGCTTTAAACATAGATTCAGCAAGTTTCACTCAAATAGAAGAAGAGTGTAATCATGATGTAGAAAAAATAAAAGCAAAAATATTAGAAATAGTAGAAGAAAAAGGTAAAATGCAAAATCCAGTAACGGGTTCTGGAGGAATGTTAATAGGAACTATAGAAAAAATAGGTTCTGATTTAGAAGGAAAGATAGATCTAAAAGTAGGGGATAAGATAGCTACACTTGTTTCTTTATCATTAACACCATTAAAGATAGAAGAAATAATAGATATAAAATCAGATATAGATAGAGTTGAAATCAAAGGGAAAGCGGTTTTATTTGAAAGTGGGATATACGCAAAATTACCAACAGATATGGAAGAAACATTAGCACTAGCTGCTTTAGATGTAGCAGGAGCACCTGCTCAAACTCAAAAGTTAGTTAAAGAAGGTCAAAGTGTTTTAATACTAGGGGCTGCAGGTAAGTCAGGAATGCTTTGCTGTTATGAAGCTAGAAAAAAAGCAGGTAAAACAGGTAAGGTAATAGGGCTTGTAATAAATAAGGAACAAGCAGATTTTATAAAAGAAAATGATCTTGTTGATGAAGCAATAATAGTAGATGCTCAAAATCCTAATGCAGTTTTAAATAAAGTATTAGAAGTAAACGAGGGTAAAGAAGTAGATTTATCTATAAACTGTGTAAACGTTTCTAACACAGAAATGAGTACAATATTACCAGTTAGAGATGGAGGAATAGTATACTTCTTCTCAATGGCAACTGCATTTACAAAAGCAGCACTTGGAGCTGAAGGTGTTGGTAAAGATGTAGATATGATAATAGGGAATGGATACACTAAAGGGCATGCAGATGTTACATTAACAGCATTAAGAGAAAGTGAAACTTTAAGAAATATATTTAAAAAATTATACGTATAATTAGGGGGGAAATAATCATGGAAAGAAAAATATTTACAGATGTTAGCAATGAATTATGGAATGACTGGAATTGGCAAGTTAAAAACAGAATAACAACTGTTGAAGAACTTAAAAAGTATATACCACTTACAGAAAGTGAAGAACAAGGAGTTCACGAATGTCTTAAAACTTTAAGAATGAGTATAACTCCATACTACTTATCATTAATTGATCCTTCAAACCCAAATGATCCAATAAGAAAGCAAGCAATACCAGTATCATCAGAACTTAAAGTTTCTCAAGCTGACTTAGATGATCCACTTCATGAAGATGGAGATTCACCAGTACCAGGACTTACTCATAGATACCCAGATAGAGCATTATTATTAATAACTGACCAATGTGCAATGTATTGTAGACACTGTACAAGAAGAAGATTTGCTGGGCAAAATGATGGAGCTCAACCAGTAGATAGAATAGATAAAGCTATAGAATATATAAGAAATACACCAGTTATAAGAGACGTATTATTATCAGGTGGAGATGCACTTTTAATGAGTGATGAAAGATTAGAATACATAATAAGTAAATTAAGAGAAATACCACACGTTGAAATAATAAGAATAGGAAGTAGAGCTCCAGTAGTTATGCCTCAAAGAATAACTGATGGTTTAGTGAATATGCTTAAGAAATACCATCCAATATGGTTAAATACTCACTTCAACCATCCAAATGAAATAACAAAAGAATCTAGAGAAGCTTGTGAAAAAATGGCAAACGCAGGTATACCTCTAGGAAACCAAAGTGTTTTATTACGTGGAGTAAATGACTGTATGCACGTTATGAAAAAATTAGTTAACGATTTAGTAAAAATAAGAGTTAGACCATACTACATTTATCAATGTGACTTATCTAACGGTATAGAGCACTTTAGAACTCCTGTTTCTAAAGGTATAGAAATAATAGAAGGATTAAGAGGTCATACATCAGGATACTGTGTACCAACATTTGTTGTAGATGCACCAGGTGGTGGTGGTAAAACACCAGTTATGCCAAACTATGTAATATCTCAAAGTCATGATAAAGTAATACTTAGAAACTTTGAAGGTGTTATAACAACATATACAGAGCCACACAATTACAGCCACACATGTCAATGTGAAGTTTGTAGAGGAGAAAAAGAAGTTCATAAGGTAGGTGTAGCTGGACTTTTAAATAATGAAAGAATGACAC
Above is a genomic segment from Romboutsia lituseburensis containing:
- a CDS encoding L-erythro-3,5-diaminohexanoate dehydrogenase, translating into MRGCKYGTHRVIKENVLPQPAKKISNDMNIYDNEILIDVQALNIDSASFTQIEEECNHDVEKIKAKILEIVEEKGKMQNPVTGSGGMLIGTIEKIGSDLEGKIDLKVGDKIATLVSLSLTPLKIEEIIDIKSDIDRVEIKGKAVLFESGIYAKLPTDMEETLALAALDVAGAPAQTQKLVKEGQSVLILGAAGKSGMLCCYEARKKAGKTGKVIGLVINKEQADFIKENDLVDEAIIVDAQNPNAVLNKVLEVNEGKEVDLSINCVNVSNTEMSTILPVRDGGIVYFFSMATAFTKAALGAEGVGKDVDMIIGNGYTKGHADVTLTALRESETLRNIFKKLYV
- the ablA gene encoding lysine 2,3-aminomutase; this encodes MERKIFTDVSNELWNDWNWQVKNRITTVEELKKYIPLTESEEQGVHECLKTLRMSITPYYLSLIDPSNPNDPIRKQAIPVSSELKVSQADLDDPLHEDGDSPVPGLTHRYPDRALLLITDQCAMYCRHCTRRRFAGQNDGAQPVDRIDKAIEYIRNTPVIRDVLLSGGDALLMSDERLEYIISKLREIPHVEIIRIGSRAPVVMPQRITDGLVNMLKKYHPIWLNTHFNHPNEITKESREACEKMANAGIPLGNQSVLLRGVNDCMHVMKKLVNDLVKIRVRPYYIYQCDLSNGIEHFRTPVSKGIEIIEGLRGHTSGYCVPTFVVDAPGGGGKTPVMPNYVISQSHDKVILRNFEGVITTYTEPHNYSHTCQCEVCRGEKEVHKVGVAGLLNNERMTLEPTELDRKKRELSAQLG